In a genomic window of Sutcliffiella sp. FSL R7-0096:
- a CDS encoding MFS transporter yields the protein MASIPLIMTLGNSMLIPVLPLLEKELGISSFQSSMIITSYSVSSIFLIPIAGYLSDRFGRKMIILPSLTLALIGGLISGFASWMIEDPFTWIIIGRIIQGVGAAGATPIILPLVGDLYQDDDEKTSSCLGIIETSNTFGKVLSPILGSLLAAFLWYLPFFSISFFSLISILLVLVFIKVPKMEEKPLALNIFIQNTKKTFHKEGKWLYTTFVIGIYAMLILFGLLFYLSDILEKTHDLHGVTKGLYLAVPLFTLCVSSFITGKVIKGDIELMRKILMVSLGIIAVTIVFVGYLNASIFLLLTISSFIGISIGAMLPTLDALITENVDKGEKGTITSFYSSSRFIGVAAGPPIMSVVMKNNLLLSLYISGALAVVIGVLVFLFIQNVKPTKSTLW from the coding sequence ATGGCTTCCATCCCTCTTATTATGACATTGGGCAATTCTATGCTTATTCCCGTTCTGCCATTGCTCGAAAAAGAGTTGGGCATATCCTCCTTCCAGTCGAGTATGATCATTACTTCCTACTCGGTATCTTCCATTTTTTTAATACCTATTGCAGGTTATTTATCAGATCGGTTTGGCAGGAAGATGATCATTTTGCCAAGTTTAACACTGGCACTTATCGGGGGATTGATTTCAGGGTTTGCTTCATGGATGATAGAGGACCCTTTCACTTGGATCATCATTGGCCGGATCATACAGGGTGTCGGAGCTGCCGGGGCAACTCCAATCATCTTGCCTCTAGTTGGAGACTTGTATCAGGATGACGACGAGAAAACAAGTTCATGTTTGGGGATCATTGAGACCTCCAATACGTTCGGGAAGGTTCTAAGCCCTATTTTAGGCTCACTATTGGCTGCTTTCCTATGGTACCTTCCATTCTTCTCTATATCCTTTTTCAGTTTGATTTCCATCCTGCTCGTACTTGTTTTCATCAAGGTCCCGAAGATGGAAGAAAAACCACTGGCACTAAATATTTTTATCCAAAACACAAAAAAGACTTTTCACAAAGAAGGCAAATGGCTATATACCACCTTCGTTATCGGCATATACGCAATGCTGATTCTTTTTGGCCTATTATTTTATTTATCAGACATTCTTGAAAAAACGCATGACCTGCATGGTGTGACAAAAGGGTTATATTTAGCTGTTCCTTTATTTACTCTGTGTGTCTCCTCCTTTATCACTGGAAAAGTGATAAAAGGGGATATCGAATTGATGAGGAAAATTCTTATGGTCTCCCTTGGAATCATCGCTGTAACCATCGTTTTTGTTGGATATCTGAATGCGAGTATTTTTTTATTGCTCACGATATCCAGCTTTATCGGCATTAGCATTGGGGCTATGCTTCCTACGCTTGATGCTTTGATTACTGAAAATGTAGATAAGGGAGAAAAAGGGACAATTACATCCTTTTATAGTTCATCTCGATTCATCGGGGTCGCGGCAGGTCCGCCGATCATGTCTGTCGTAATGAAAAACAACCTTCTACTAAGCCTGTATATCTCCGGTGCTCTGGCAGTCGTAATAGGAGTCCTAGTTTTTCTTTTCATCCAAAATGTAAAACCCACTAAAAGCACACTATGGTAG
- the gvpU gene encoding gas vesicle accessory protein GvpU: MAKKEENVSTDDAVLQMLLDLTDKDGMEIGLTLNVNGTVIAGTLVGPHTYYEGIITSADDVENSTLSHVLHKKFTDLKEAYISEKQKEEEKNKQDMIATFIHLKDAVYISANTQSPFKSHAWWRGRIDSIDAFSFKL; the protein is encoded by the coding sequence ATGGCGAAAAAAGAGGAAAACGTATCCACTGATGATGCAGTGTTGCAAATGCTCCTTGACCTAACCGATAAGGACGGGATGGAGATAGGGCTTACTTTAAATGTGAATGGGACAGTGATTGCCGGGACGCTTGTCGGCCCGCACACCTATTATGAAGGGATCATTACATCAGCAGATGATGTGGAGAATAGTACCCTTTCTCATGTCCTACATAAGAAATTCACAGATCTTAAAGAAGCCTATATCAGTGAAAAGCAAAAAGAGGAAGAAAAGAACAAGCAGGATATGATCGCTACATTTATTCATCTAAAGGATGCTGTATACATCTCAGCAAACACACAATCTCCTTTCAAGAGTCACGCTTGGTGGCGTGGAAGGATTGATTCGATTGATGCTTTTTCATTCAAGCTTTAA
- a CDS encoding LysE family transporter: MNSIFTYIFLGVSLAAPIGPVNAAQLDKGLRLGFGHAWIFGVGALIADICYMLLVYMGMIHFIEQPMMKAFLWLFGFFVLTYTGIESLVKSKKSHFVDGPKGKTTLLRSWTSGFLLSISNPLTILFWLGIYGSVLAKTATSFSSSQLAIYSAAIICGILLWDVFMATISSIARNLLHTNFLVFISIISSLSMIGFGIYFGVQAFILLFM, encoded by the coding sequence ATGAATTCCATTTTCACTTACATATTCTTAGGGGTGTCCCTCGCAGCACCTATTGGACCGGTCAATGCTGCGCAGTTGGATAAAGGATTGCGACTAGGATTCGGACATGCCTGGATATTCGGGGTCGGTGCACTCATTGCTGATATTTGTTATATGTTGCTTGTTTACATGGGGATGATTCATTTTATTGAGCAGCCAATGATGAAGGCATTTCTCTGGCTTTTTGGTTTTTTTGTGCTCACGTATACAGGAATAGAGAGTTTGGTGAAAAGTAAAAAATCACATTTTGTGGATGGGCCAAAAGGAAAGACGACATTGCTCCGATCATGGACTTCAGGGTTCCTGCTATCTATCTCTAACCCGCTTACCATTCTTTTTTGGCTTGGTATTTATGGATCCGTTTTAGCAAAAACAGCTACTTCTTTTTCCAGTAGTCAATTGGCCATTTATAGTGCTGCGATCATCTGCGGAATTTTATTATGGGATGTGTTCATGGCCACGATTTCAAGTATTGCAAGGAACCTTCTGCACACAAATTTCCTTGTGTTCATATCCATTATTTCATCTCTTTCGATGATTGGGTTCGGTATTTATTTTGGAGTACAAGCCTTTATATTACTGTTTATGTGA
- a CDS encoding DUF3231 family protein, translating into MGILDGNPQNEPLHYGEVFSMWSNLLANHGSIAASQTFVNHTGDEDLRKLVEEGIEGLKEENKQIEQVLKANGIGLPPAPPERPTANLEEIPVGARFSDPEISATLSKNTGEALVACSQVIAQCVREDIALMYGQFHMTKAQYGAKLLKLNKSKGWLVPPPLHLNGPEHK; encoded by the coding sequence ATGGGAATTTTAGACGGAAACCCTCAGAATGAACCTTTACATTATGGAGAAGTATTTAGTATGTGGTCCAATCTATTAGCGAATCATGGATCTATCGCTGCTTCACAAACATTTGTGAATCATACCGGTGATGAAGATCTCAGAAAGCTGGTAGAGGAAGGCATTGAAGGTTTAAAAGAAGAGAACAAACAAATCGAACAAGTGCTTAAGGCGAATGGTATTGGATTACCTCCTGCACCGCCAGAACGACCAACTGCAAACTTGGAGGAAATTCCAGTCGGAGCAAGGTTCAGTGATCCAGAAATCAGTGCGACTTTGTCTAAAAACACTGGTGAAGCCCTTGTGGCATGCAGCCAAGTCATTGCACAATGCGTCCGTGAGGATATTGCCTTGATGTATGGGCAATTTCATATGACAAAAGCGCAATATGGCGCAAAACTTCTAAAGCTGAATAAAAGTAAGGGATGGCTCGTTCCTCCACCATTACACCTAAATGGTCCTGAACACAAGTAG
- a CDS encoding dimethylarginine dimethylaminohydrolase family protein, whose amino-acid sequence MSLFSKNPMRPHVRSEYDVLKKVILCKPEHMTIREVINETQKKFKNEGIHIEIAMAQHKKFVDTLEEQGVEVILLPAIKMFPEQVFTRDIGFTLGNILFVAEMANKIRQGEEEVLKSMLEHHEISYLNLKGDMIEGGDVIINGETVYVGISNRTNEEAIEHLQIILPHYEVVKVPFKEKYLHLDCVFNIISPTEALYYPKAFTQQELDILSSRFELIEVTEDEQFSLGTNVLNIGNKKIFSLPVNPKVNAELKQRGYEVIEVDIMEIIKSGGSFRCCTLPILRD is encoded by the coding sequence ATGTCGTTATTTTCAAAGAATCCGATGCGGCCGCATGTTAGAAGTGAGTATGATGTGTTAAAAAAAGTCATCTTGTGTAAACCAGAGCATATGACCATTCGTGAAGTAATCAATGAAACGCAGAAAAAGTTCAAAAATGAAGGCATTCATATCGAAATTGCAATGGCACAACATAAAAAGTTCGTGGATACATTGGAGGAGCAAGGAGTGGAAGTGATACTCCTACCTGCGATCAAAATGTTCCCAGAGCAAGTTTTCACACGTGATATTGGCTTCACCCTCGGAAATATTCTTTTTGTTGCGGAAATGGCCAACAAAATAAGACAAGGGGAAGAAGAAGTCCTGAAAAGCATGCTGGAGCATCATGAAATCTCCTATTTGAATTTAAAAGGCGACATGATCGAAGGTGGAGATGTCATCATAAATGGCGAAACCGTATATGTTGGCATAAGTAACCGGACCAACGAGGAAGCAATCGAACATCTGCAAATCATCCTGCCTCATTATGAAGTCGTAAAGGTACCATTCAAGGAAAAATATTTACATCTGGATTGCGTGTTCAATATCATCTCACCAACAGAAGCACTATATTATCCAAAAGCGTTCACACAACAAGAACTAGACATCCTATCTTCCCGCTTTGAGCTAATCGAAGTAACAGAAGATGAACAGTTCTCCCTTGGCACAAACGTACTCAACATAGGCAACAAAAAAATCTTCAGCCTCCCTGTTAACCCAAAAGTAAACGCAGAGCTCAAGCAAAGAGGCTATGAAGTAATCGAAGTCGACATCATGGAAATCATCAAATCCGGAGGCTCCTTCCGCTGCTGCACGCTCCCGATTCTGCGTGATTAG
- a CDS encoding diadenosine tetraphosphate hydrolase, translating to MRQITLSNGTKVEVECLSCALTSGLIEPDGGVVLETEHFHAHQDVAYPIKGLIILASKRHIKCFDELTEEEKMEYIQVLARIRKAQRDVLGIEYVYYFYNEDTTHHFHTWMVPRYDWMYEFGRSVESVRPVLLHARNNMNGGDNLVEVMEAIEALRRELG from the coding sequence TTGCGACAGATTACATTATCAAATGGTACGAAGGTGGAAGTGGAGTGTTTAAGTTGTGCATTAACGAGCGGTCTGATAGAGCCGGATGGGGGAGTGGTGTTGGAAACAGAGCACTTTCATGCTCATCAGGATGTGGCTTACCCCATTAAAGGGTTGATCATCCTTGCCTCTAAGCGACATATCAAATGTTTTGATGAATTAACGGAAGAGGAGAAAATGGAATATATTCAGGTGCTGGCTAGGATCAGGAAAGCGCAAAGGGATGTGCTCGGTATTGAATATGTTTACTATTTTTACAACGAAGATACCACGCATCATTTTCACACGTGGATGGTACCGAGGTATGACTGGATGTACGAGTTTGGTCGTTCGGTGGAATCCGTTCGCCCGGTGTTACTGCATGCCAGGAATAACATGAACGGCGGGGATAATTTGGTGGAAGTGATGGAGGCTATTGAGGCGTTGAGGCGGGAGTTGGGGTAG
- a CDS encoding nitroreductase, with protein sequence MEKNKSTLAQTIRERRSIKAGYTDKEVTQETVLELLDDAVWAPNHGLREPWRFIFVSSNEKEGFVEKLVKTFPPEMQDNRRNYFSQPAAFLIVVMEEDPRQKQWEENFGAVSSLIQNFQLLAWEQKLGVVWKTNPHIYDPKVHAILGVQPGEKIAGFLHMGYFEQVPPKRERTSAEKKLTIFKN encoded by the coding sequence ATGGAAAAGAATAAATCGACCCTAGCTCAAACCATTCGTGAGCGACGTTCTATAAAAGCTGGATATACCGATAAAGAAGTGACACAGGAAACCGTACTGGAACTACTGGACGATGCAGTCTGGGCACCAAACCATGGATTAAGGGAGCCTTGGCGGTTCATTTTTGTATCTTCAAATGAGAAGGAAGGATTCGTTGAAAAACTGGTCAAAACCTTTCCCCCAGAGATGCAGGATAATAGGAGGAATTATTTCAGTCAGCCGGCCGCCTTTCTGATCGTGGTAATGGAGGAAGACCCGAGACAAAAACAATGGGAGGAAAACTTTGGGGCGGTCAGCTCGCTAATTCAGAACTTTCAGCTGCTTGCCTGGGAACAAAAGCTTGGCGTTGTCTGGAAAACCAATCCGCATATATATGATCCAAAGGTCCATGCAATTTTAGGCGTACAGCCTGGAGAAAAGATTGCCGGGTTCTTGCATATGGGATACTTTGAACAGGTGCCACCAAAGAGAGAGCGGACTTCCGCAGAAAAGAAGCTGACAATTTTTAAAAATTAG
- a CDS encoding histidine phosphatase family protein: MSKNIYIVRHCQTEGQPPESQLTEEGFKQALELAQFFSNTPIDRIVSSPFLRAIQSIEPLSKKTNIRMEVDERLAERTLSTEDLPDWLEKLEATYDDLELKYKGGESSREAMDRIVSMVEEAFERDAENIIIVTHGNIMSLLLKNYKNSFGFEDWKNLRNPDVYLLRRVEGSQGDRHDDLEIRGAMGWPYSVERMM; encoded by the coding sequence ATGTCAAAAAACATATACATAGTCAGGCATTGCCAAACTGAAGGGCAACCACCAGAATCGCAGCTTACAGAAGAAGGATTTAAACAAGCGTTAGAGCTAGCACAATTCTTTTCCAACACACCAATAGACCGCATCGTCTCAAGCCCCTTTTTGCGCGCCATCCAATCTATTGAACCATTGAGCAAGAAAACGAATATTCGCATGGAAGTGGATGAGCGCTTAGCCGAACGCACACTGAGCACGGAAGATTTACCGGATTGGCTGGAAAAATTGGAAGCAACTTATGATGACTTGGAGTTGAAATATAAGGGTGGCGAATCAAGTAGAGAGGCGATGGACCGGATCGTCAGCATGGTAGAAGAAGCGTTTGAAAGGGACGCGGAAAACATCATTATTGTGACACACGGAAATATCATGTCATTGCTCTTAAAAAACTATAAAAATAGTTTTGGATTTGAGGACTGGAAGAACCTAAGGAATCCGGATGTGTACCTTTTGCGGAGAGTCGAAGGGAGTCAAGGCGACAGACATGATGACCTGGAAATCCGGGGGGCGATGGGTTGGCCCTATTCGGTGGAAAGGATGATGTAA
- a CDS encoding HNH endonuclease family protein, which yields MLKKSMLVVFAFILSFSALQLDPQTVSALPPGTPTKSEAQNQLNSLTVKSEGSMTGYSRDLFPHWSGQGNGCDTRQIVLQRDADYYTGTCPTTSGKWYSYFDGVIVYSPSEIDIDHIVPLAEAWRSGASSWTTEQRRAFANDLTGPQLIAVTASVNRSKGDQDPSTWQPPRAGARCAYAKWWINTKHRWNLHLQSSEKSSLQTMLNGCAY from the coding sequence ATGCTTAAAAAATCCATGTTGGTTGTTTTTGCATTTATCCTGTCGTTCTCAGCCCTGCAGCTTGACCCACAAACCGTCTCTGCACTTCCCCCTGGCACACCGACCAAGTCTGAAGCGCAAAACCAATTGAACTCCTTGACCGTAAAATCGGAGGGCTCTATGACCGGGTACTCGAGGGACTTATTCCCACACTGGAGCGGTCAAGGCAATGGTTGCGATACCCGCCAAATCGTCTTGCAACGCGATGCCGACTATTACACTGGTACCTGTCCCACTACTTCCGGAAAATGGTATAGTTATTTTGATGGTGTCATTGTGTATTCTCCGTCTGAGATTGACATTGATCACATTGTTCCATTAGCTGAGGCTTGGCGCTCCGGCGCAAGCAGTTGGACTACCGAACAGCGACGGGCTTTTGCCAACGACCTCACTGGTCCGCAGCTGATAGCAGTTACAGCAAGCGTCAATCGCTCCAAAGGGGACCAAGATCCGTCTACATGGCAACCACCTCGTGCCGGCGCTCGCTGTGCCTATGCAAAATGGTGGATCAATACGAAACACCGCTGGAACCTACACCTTCAGTCATCTGAGAAATCTTCTTTGCAAACGATGCTTAACGGCTGCGCTTACTAA
- a CDS encoding DUF402 domain-containing protein: MLKRRHGDRSEWKRIVKRQYSQKYIDSDGFKGYVTLLNIHKVKEPLTVHYEEKSVCIVDDGYMWLQHFPSHEHYSLTTMFDANGEVVQWYIDITDENGVDNDLPYTDDLFLDIIVLSTGDVIQKDSDELEEALAQGKINQAQYQLAWVVANKINQQIEKNEFLLMEQAKSHLKMLLEDLGVYDENDNRGY, encoded by the coding sequence ATGCTAAAACGAAGACACGGAGATCGCTCAGAATGGAAGAGGATAGTAAAACGGCAATATTCTCAGAAGTACATCGATAGTGATGGCTTCAAAGGGTATGTGACCTTACTTAACATACATAAAGTTAAAGAGCCATTAACTGTCCACTATGAAGAGAAGAGTGTATGCATTGTGGATGATGGGTACATGTGGCTTCAGCACTTTCCAAGCCATGAACATTACTCCTTGACGACAATGTTTGACGCTAATGGCGAAGTTGTTCAATGGTATATCGATATAACGGATGAGAACGGAGTAGATAACGACCTCCCATACACGGATGACCTTTTCTTGGACATCATCGTGCTTTCGACAGGAGATGTCATCCAGAAAGATTCGGACGAATTGGAGGAAGCACTAGCTCAAGGGAAAATTAATCAAGCGCAATACCAACTTGCTTGGGTAGTGGCAAACAAAATTAATCAACAAATTGAAAAAAATGAATTTCTGTTGATGGAGCAGGCAAAGTCACATTTAAAAATGTTATTGGAGGATTTGGGTGTGTACGATGAAAATGATAACAGAGGATATTAA
- a CDS encoding stage III sporulation protein AH — translation MKMITEDIKGKRYNQLIDFLAKHCDRFAFVENRQLMEVEEERLAYVDELILNIRKYLLERKIQREWETTKLRGVTAYVYHFQMNNVTKLFLRAQSDSLFGWTGRLPEDLMFYQEEKCLLAACSHEGFYMVDEGLWKEFIYNTK, via the coding sequence ATGAAAATGATAACAGAGGATATTAAAGGCAAGCGCTACAATCAACTAATTGATTTTCTGGCAAAACATTGTGATCGTTTTGCCTTTGTAGAGAACAGGCAATTGATGGAGGTTGAAGAAGAGCGCCTTGCATATGTAGATGAGCTAATTTTGAACATTAGAAAATATCTCCTAGAAAGAAAGATTCAAAGGGAATGGGAAACGACAAAACTTCGGGGTGTTACGGCTTATGTCTACCATTTTCAAATGAATAATGTAACAAAATTATTTCTAAGAGCCCAAAGTGACTCGCTTTTCGGTTGGACTGGTCGTTTGCCGGAGGATTTGATGTTTTATCAAGAGGAGAAGTGTCTTCTGGCTGCCTGCTCACATGAGGGTTTTTATATGGTGGATGAGGGTTTATGGAAGGAATTTATATATAACACAAAATAA
- a CDS encoding GNAT family N-acetyltransferase, which yields MLTKEQLQQIAELKSLCEKEGEFELKLNEDMLETRDANSNEDFFHYEEGRLVGFLGCYGFGNKVEMTGMVHPDYRRKGIFSKLFAEAVAETKKRENTTILLNAPSSSASAKKFLESIPCTFEMAEYQMKWVAGELYEDPAVSIRPSTSQEDFEAEIQLEVACFGFTEQEARSFNQRMKELNSEDMFIIEAEGRPAGKIRVSETNGEAWIYGFAVFPELQGKGIGRKALSKVVKVETEKGLPVFLEVEARNAHALKLYESCGFRSYHSQDYYKY from the coding sequence ATGCTAACAAAAGAACAGCTACAACAGATTGCAGAACTCAAATCCCTTTGCGAAAAAGAAGGCGAGTTCGAACTGAAGCTAAATGAAGATATGCTCGAAACCCGCGATGCAAACAGCAATGAAGACTTCTTTCATTATGAAGAAGGACGTCTTGTGGGATTCCTTGGTTGTTATGGATTTGGAAATAAAGTAGAGATGACAGGGATGGTTCACCCGGATTACCGTAGAAAAGGGATTTTCTCAAAATTGTTTGCTGAAGCGGTGGCAGAGACGAAGAAGCGCGAGAATACGACAATTTTGCTGAATGCGCCTAGCTCTTCTGCAAGCGCCAAAAAGTTTCTAGAAAGTATTCCGTGTACATTCGAGATGGCGGAGTACCAAATGAAATGGGTAGCAGGTGAGTTATATGAAGATCCTGCTGTAAGCATTAGGCCTTCAACCTCCCAGGAGGATTTTGAAGCGGAAATCCAACTGGAAGTGGCTTGCTTTGGCTTCACTGAACAAGAAGCGCGTAGTTTTAATCAGCGAATGAAGGAATTAAACAGTGAGGACATGTTCATCATCGAAGCAGAAGGTAGACCTGCCGGAAAGATCCGTGTCTCAGAAACGAACGGAGAAGCGTGGATATATGGATTCGCTGTCTTCCCTGAGCTTCAAGGAAAAGGAATTGGACGGAAAGCTCTATCTAAAGTGGTGAAAGTGGAAACGGAAAAAGGACTGCCTGTCTTTTTGGAAGTAGAAGCGAGGAATGCCCATGCGCTGAAACTCTATGAGTCTTGTGGATTTAGGAGTTATCATTCGCAGGATTACTATAAGTATTAG